In Synergistaceae bacterium, the genomic stretch TGAACCGGCGCTTTTTTCGCCCCCAGAGCCTGGGCCTTTTTCACGGCTTCAGCCATGTCGTCCACGTGTAAATCCAGATGTTCCATCTGCTGGGGCTTTCCGGGCTCTTCGGGCCACACGGGAGGAACGTAGCCCTCCGCGTTCTGGAAGTTCAGGCATATGCCCGTGTCGGGAAGCGCCACCATGACCCCGTGGTCCCCGAACTCGTGGACGATCTTTCCGTCGAGAAGCTTGATGTAGAAGGCTGAATGCTCGCGGAAATCCGAACTGTCAAGTGTAACGGAGGCCAGACTGATTTTACTCATTTTAAACACCCTTTCTTCTTCAATTATTTAATTATGTTTTCAGTGAATACTGATCCCGCGGATCAGATTGCTTATTTTAGACGATTGGCGGAGGCTGGCACTCCGTAAAACACGCATAATGATATATTCAAAATAATAACACTAAAATAAAAACAGAAAATGGCCGTAAAAATTCGGTATACTTGTAAAAAAAGGGAGGTCTCGCAATGGACGCTTTACGTGGAAAAGCCTTTCATTTTATTGATTCGAAACGGGAGGAAATGCTTGCGCTCTGGGAAAAACTGGTAAATATGGAAAGCGGCGTCCAGTTCAGTGAGGATGTGGACAGGGTTGCGGCCTTTTTGAAGGAGAAAGCGGAGTCTCTGGGGGCCGAGGCCCGAATTTTGGAGTTCCCCGAGGCCGGAAACGGGCTTG encodes the following:
- a CDS encoding VOC family protein, which codes for MSKISLASVTLDSSDFREHSAFYIKLLDGKIVHEFGDHGVMVALPDTGICLNFQNAEGYVPPVWPEEPGKPQQMEHLDLHVDDMAEAVKKAQALGAKKAPVQFVPEITVMLDPAGHPFCLCPR